In Plasmodium reichenowi strain SY57 chromosome 5, whole genome shotgun sequence, the following proteins share a genomic window:
- a CDS encoding 6-cysteine protein — protein MTFISTFSQLILYTHVLLNMCSGFYFEQAEELLVKNAHSDICKREHHISFNNEIIKLCLFSQPSGVHSKYNLIVNTLKEEKWEEKYKVLKENTFKILKYFYTFVNKNELVIIFCFNKLINKAPYECHRSINKVDGKGNEEHKVRINYNHIDPLSLVDYTSNTFDFLGTSYLLICGINENRKLSPGSHVFILCRASKDSGLTWGLTFSFYYPHAKSEVVYSKVVPKISYNEIGFLFFSPDVSTNKYIKCTYREGYHFDCDDIHFVEDKYLLDITKVRGYYLTILSNKKDKKEKVKLWYIYNSVITESMHNNAISVGKEYREGNLYLLNDSTVLYNYLNEKDSYLYLIKHKGSVKHCTLLYLKKRYANPGFVKEIKENHTTLIKDNSNNYRNVCNINYDDLSINLNDRYFIVSVYNGVKTDIRSCFYFSYDNILEPVNIINKIVKVYEYSNYSLYIFHINKDLESYFLFNKKMECFLGDDFYINLNINFINTYKLDNSSYNNNNNEKVVNLYPNNLIYYKLPSLNYKNTFLSNIHFPPYTKYVKLNDKEYIFKLPSYIEEDIHTELHFLQKDNKFYKKKTIFHKGGDNNDFVLGIDFSKKKNNICSYGYSKTSCEYTHIDINKINIKVPMNDEITSDITLAIICPVSKKNQNVCFHHTYDNGKKVLIRDHLYDRNGYLNVYPKIYIYTPKLNQIYEESKLVIRKEFIEIFKNNKCNYRNVILCKCYANNMYYDITFNLI, from the exons atgacCTTCATATCAACGTTCAGTCAACTTATCCTGTACACACATGTGTTATTAAACATGTGTTCTggtttttattttgaacAGGCTGAAGAATTACTTGTAAAGAATGCTCATAGCGATATATGTAAAAGAGAACATCATATAAGCTTCAACaatgaaattataaagTTATGTTTGTTCTCTCAACCTTCTGGTGTTCATTCTAAATATAATCTTATAGTAAATACattaaaagaagaaaagtgggaggaaaaatataaagttTTAAAAGAGAATACATTTAAAAttcttaaatatttttatacatttgtaaataaaaatgaactagtcataatattttgttttaataaacTTATAAATAAAGCGCCTTATGAATGTCATAGATCTATTAACAAGGTGGACGGTAAAGGAAATGAAGAACATAAAGTTAGAATTAATTATAACCACATAGATCCTTTATCGTTAGTTGATTATACATCTAATACATTTGATTTCTTGGGTActtcatatttattaatttgtGGAATTAACGAAAACAGAAAGTTGTCTCCAGGTTCTCATGTCTTTATCTTATGTCGTGCTAGTAAGGATTCTGGTCTTACCTGGGG ATTGACGTTCTCCTTTTATTACCCACACGCCAAAAGCGAGGTGGTGTACTCTAAGGTGGTTCCCAAAATTAGCTACAACGAAATCGgatttttgtttttttctccAGACGTTTCTacaaacaaatatattaagtGCACTTATCGAGAAGGGTATCACTTCGATTGTGATGATATTCATTTTGTAGAAGATAAATACTTGTTGGATATTACAAAAGTAAGAGGATATTATTTAACAATTTTGTCAAACAAGAAAGATAAAAAAGAGAAAGTAAAATTGTggtatatttataattctGTAATTACAGAAAGCATGCATAATAATGCTATAAGTGTAGGTAAAGAATATAGAGAAGgtaatttatatttattaaacGATTCCAcagtattatataattacttaaatgaaaaagatagctatctttatttaataaagcATAAAGGATCTGTAAAACATTGTAccttattatatttaaaaaaaaggtatGCAAATCCAGGCTTTgtaaaagaaattaaagAAAACCATACAACATTAATTAAAGATAATTCTAATAATTATAGAAATGTGtgtaatattaattatgaTGATTTGTCAATAAATTTAAACGACCGATATTTTATTGTAAGTGTATATAATGGTGTAAAAACAGATATTAGGAGTTGTTTCTATTTTAgttatgataatattttagaacctgttaatataataaataaaattgttaaagtatatgaatatagtaattattctttatatatatttcatattaataaagaTCTAGAATCctattttctttttaataaaaaaatggaatGCTTTCTAGGAGatgatttttatataaatctaaatattaattttataaatacatataaattagATAATTCatcttataataataataataatgaaaaagtAGTTAATTTATATCCAAATAatcttatttattataaattacCAAGCcttaattataaaaataccTTTTTATCAAACATTCATTTCCCACCATATACAAAATACGTAAAACTAAATgataaagaatatatatttaaattacCTTCTTATATTGAAGAAGATATCCATACAGAATTACATTTTCTTCAGAAAGATAATAagttttataaaaaaaaaacaatttttCATAAAGGGGGAGATAACAACGATTTCGTTTTAGGTATCGacttttcaaaaaaaaaaaataatatctGTTCCTATGGATATTCAAAAACATCATGTGAATACACACATAtagatattaataaaattaatattaaagtTCCCATGAATGACGAAATTACATCTGATATAACATTAGCAATAATATGTCCCGtaagtaaaaaaaatcaaaacGTATGCTTTCATCATACATATGATAACGGGAAAAAAGTATTAATCAGAGATCATCTATATGATAGAAACGGatatttaaatgtatatcctaaaatatatatttatacacCAAAATTAAATCAAATATATGAAGAATCAAAGCTAGTTATAAGAAAAGAATTTATTGAAatctttaaaaataataaatgtaacTATAGAAATGTTATCTTATGTAAATGTTACGCGAATAATATGTACTATGATATtacatttaatttaatatag
- a CDS encoding hypothetical protein (conserved Plasmodium protein, unknown function), with the protein MVDKNSLLLNEKIRFDKYNENVEEEYKRKYNIENKIDEYFDDNNSSSNSSVSSSSSTLSYKKRKEKLFLYKYISPFMDLGKRFYSSLTLIYEPKLYHLSIFLTTLWAYKNIKCINKLLIHKYNDIHYQITRPDSLNGRRKAFRMLALGGSIIPFFFIALFIYDMKKEQPNYILVNRSDIPSENRTNHIIPYTLKRDISHKILLLKEKILFFAKDLAENNNFKTLSREYRKNMDKRLYKHYIKKEDIN; encoded by the exons ATGGTAGATAAGAATAGTTTGCTTTTGAATGAAAAAATTCGatttgataaatataatgaaaatgttgaagaagaatataaaagaaaatataatatagaaaacaaaatagatgaatattttgatgataataatagtagtagtaATTCTTCTGTATCTTCATCTTCTAGTACATTaagttataaaaaaagaaaagaaaagttatttttatataaatatatatctcCATTTATGGATTTAGGAAAGCGCTTTTATTCATCATtaacattaatatatgaacCGAAATTATATCACCTGTCCATATTTCTAACAACTTTATGGgcatataaaaatatcaaatgtataaataaattgtTAATTCATAAATACAATGATATACATTATCAAATTACAAGACCAGATTCTTTAAATGGTCGACGAAAGGCATTCAGAATGTTAGCACTTGGTGGTTCAATAATCCCATTCTTCTTTATTGCTCTTTTTATTTACGATATGAAGAAAGAACAAccaaattatatattagtGAATAGGTCAGACATTCCATCAGAGAATCGTACTAATCATATAATTCCTTATACATTAAAGAGAGATATATCTCATAAG ATATTACTattaaaggaaaaaattCTCTTTTTTGCAAAAGATTTAGctgaaaataataattttaaaacGTTATCGAGGGAATACCGTAAAAATATGGATAAAcgattatataaacattatattaaaaaggaagatattaattaa
- a CDS encoding mitochondrial import inner membrane translocase subunit TIM16, putative, producing MLPFRPLSQFVFQFLIITSTALGKAFIQAYREIIKNKHNTHFIKEKYNPCMNIEEALNILNVDKTKIYKNLNKEELMSLKDEITNRHLILNKLNEKNGPYNGSAYIQKKARIAKDILFQHLKLQ from the exons atgttacCGTTTAGACCTTTAAGTCAGTTTGTTTTTCAGTTTTTGATCATAACATCAACAGCATTGGGTAAAGCATTTATACAA GCTTATAgagaaataataaaaaataaacacaatacacattttataaaagaaaaatacaACCCTTGTATGAATATAGAAGAAgctttaaatatattaaacgtcgataaaacaaaaatatataaaaatttaaataaagaagaattaATGTCTTTAAAAGATGAAATAACAAATAGACACTTgattttaaataaattaaatgagAAAAATGGTCCATATAATGGTTCTGCctatatacaaaaaaaggCCAGAATTGCAAAGGATATATTGTTTCAGCATTTAAAATTACAataa
- a CDS encoding deoxyribodipyrimidine photo-lyase, putative: MASDRDNKVDGILHEALKKKETNLFQKSEVIKKLNEEKKEKIIVQDGQENSLDEKKKKKTIIKNNEDILKDNINNFKNNNKPQININKSITICDKKNNNKYEIPIIGASKRMDTISSYDEKKDIIINVKENHMDDKKKKKNIIIINKEDIQKDNTNTSVINNHMKYNKLNVNISKDESILSEKGNKTDIISSIFTDTNRKKQVSFFSQVDKNIMQQTKGNMKKKKKNDEQEEEKGKEKEEEKGKEKEKEVEEKEKEEEKEKEKVETYLKEPINKLLYKEQFYTDIYKMEILKKDEIHKKSIEKNNIVVKGKQNINTSSKNYIFIPSQNNVCPPSQNNVCPPSQNNVCPPSQNNVCPPLQNNVCPPSQNNVCPSSQNNVCPPLQNNVCPPSQNKVCPPSQNNVPPKTHVPSKNNKVTKIVKLINEKQQNKSNYRNTKWNNTINKKINGKNYITGGSKMLTKDLKKEKSNTLLSKNNLLDICSPGSDTVKETSLTSDXXXXXXXPYETSLENKLNILNKRVRCLTSFENIKDGLANVRNNQTAGNFKESLLSHDMITKNNNITSSSHIMNNNNNNTQNSNIMSCDNIHNNNISPEHNSCDYNKNNVLLLLTRDFRINDNWSLIYAYEQAKKKKAHLFACTYLNRKEPFPKRHIDIKLKVLKNLEENMKKILNIPFYVLTIYMIDEFMEFLRIHDIKTIICDLNPLNETRIFIQNLVELSNKKKIKILQVDSHNIVPIWITSKIEESCVRTIKPKIQTHISTFLIEYVQLEMFDQIIKYPEPFSISEVFKKLTVYIPCPVLLNFVCTEQKAHEILQNFCSKKLERYNLKKNDPNSEMINLLTPYINFGIISSQRCVLEVNKYANNYPSINTISGKETFSEEMVMKKELADNFCYYNKNYDNFNGGKDWAKDSLKKHDSDKREYLYDFDDFKNAKTHDDLWNCCQLQLINEGIIHEFLRMYWCKKILNWSGNSKTALKCAMKLNDDFSIDAKSPHGYVSIMSSIMGIHDQSWNERTVFGKIRFMNYNSCKRNFDINVYMSKYPKGKENALIVQKIPTMTFSSYIKKRKNNNITIEEKKNEKREKKCVAS, encoded by the exons ATGGCAAGCGATAGGGATAATAAAGTAGATGGAATATTACACGAAGCCcttaaaaagaaagaaacgaatttatttcaaaaatccgaagttattaaaaaattaaatgaagaaaaaaaagagaaaataATAGTACAAGATGGACAAGAAAATAGCTTGgatgagaaaaaaaaaaaaaaaaccataataaaaaataatgaagatatattaaaagataatattaataattttaaaaataataataaacctcagataaatataaataaaagcATTACCATATgtgacaaaaaaaataataataaatatgaaattcCTATTATAGGAGCATCGAAAAGAATGGATACAATTTCTTCttatgatgaaaaaaaagatattataataaatgtaaaagAAAATCATATGGAcgacaaaaaaaaaaaaaaaaatattataataataaataaggAAGATATACAAAAGGATAATACCAATACTAGTGTTATCAATAATCAcatgaaatataataaacttaatgtaaatataagTAAAGATGAAAGTATATTATCTGAAAAAGGTAATAAGACGGATATAATATCATCTATTTTTACAGATacaaatagaaaaaaacaGGTTTCCTTTTTTTCACAGGTcgataaaaatataatgcAACAAACAAAAggaaatatgaaaaaaaaaaaaaaaaatgacgaacaagaagaagaaaaaggaaaagaaaaagaagaagaaaaaggaaaagaaaaagaaaaagaagtagaagaaaaagaaaaagaagaagaaaaagaaaaagaaaaagtagaaacatatttaaaagaaccaattaataaattattatataaagaacaattttatacagatatttataaaatggaaattttaaaaaaagatgaaatTCATAAGAAATctattgaaaaaaataatattgttgtaaaaggaaaacaaaatataaatacatcttcgaaaaattatatatttattcctTCACAAAATAATGTATGTCCACCTTCACAAAATAATGTATGTCCACCTTCACAAAATAATGTATGTCCACCTTCACAAAATAATGTATGTCCACctttacaaaataatgtaTGTCCACCTTCACAAAATAATGTATGTCCATCTTCACAAAATAATGTATGTCCACctttacaaaataatgtaTGTCCACCTTCACAAAATAAAGTATGTCCACCTTCACAAAATAATGTACCTCCAAAGACACACGTCCCAAGCAAAAATAACAAAGTGACCAAAATTgttaaattaattaatgaAAAACAACAGAATAAATCAAATTATAGAAACACAAAATGGAACAATACtattaataagaaaataaatgGTAAGAACTATATTACTGGTGGTTCAAAAATGTTAACAAAGGatttgaaaaaagaaaaaagtaATACGCTGTTATCCAAAAACAATCTACTAGATATATGTTCTCCGGGTTCTGATACTGTTAAAGAAACTTCTCTAACTAGTGATNNNNNNNNNNNNNNNNNNNNTCCATATGAAACATctttagaaaataaattaaacATTTTGAATAAGCGAGTTAGATGTTTGACATCATTCgaaaatattaaagatGGTTTAGCAAACGTACGAAATAATCAAACTGCTGGGAATTTTAAGGAGTCGTTATTATCTCATGACATGATTAcgaaaaataataacataacAAGTAGTAGTcatattatgaataataataataataatactcaaaatagtaatattatGTCATGTgataatatacataataacaatatttcTCCTGAACATAATTCATGcgattataataaaaataacgTTCTCTTATTATTAACCAGAGATTTTAGGATTAACGATAACTGGTCCCTGATATATGCATATGAAcaagcaaaaaaaaaaaaagctCATTTATTTGCATGTACCTATTTAAATAGAAAAGAACCATTTCCTAAAAGACATATAGATATCAAATTAAAggttttaaaaaatttagaagaaaacatgaaaaaaatattgaatatACCTTTCTATGTATTAactatttatatgataGATGAATTTATGGAATTCCTAAGAATCCATGATATAAAAACTATTATTTGTGATCTTAATCCCTTAAATGAGACTAGAATTTTTATACAAAACTTAGTAGAattatcaaataaaaaaaaaattaaaatacTTCAAGTGGACTCACATAATATTGTACCCATATGGATAACATCGAAAATAGAAGAAAGTTGTGTAAGAACTATAAAACCAAAAATACAAACACATATTTCAACTTTTCTTATTGAATATGTACAATTAGAAATGTTTGAtcaaattattaaatatcCTGAACCATTTTCTATATCTGAAGTTTTTAAAAAACTAACTGTATATATTCCTTGTCCCGTCTTATTGAACTTTGTATGTACTGAGCAAAAGGCTCATgaaatattacaaaatttCTGTTCAAAGAAATTGGAAAGGTATAACTTGAAGAAAAATGATCCCAACAGTGAAATGATTAATCTCTTAACACCTTACATTAACTTTGGAATTATTTCATCACAAAG ATGTGTATTGGAAGTCAACAAGTACGCAAACAATTACCCTTCTATTAACACCATCAGTGGAAAAGAAACATTCAGCGAAGAAATGGTAATGAAAAAAGAGCTAGCTGACAATTTCTGTTAttacaataaaaattatgacAATTTTAATGGAGGAAAAGACTGGGCTAAAgattctttaaaaaaacacGATTCAGATAAAAgagaatatttatatgattttgACGACTTCAAAAATGCTAAAACACATGATGATTTATGGAATTGTTGTCAGCTGCAATTAATTAATGAAGGTATAATTCATGAATTTCTGAGAATGTATTGGTGCAAAAAAATTCTGAACTGGTCAGGCAATTCGAAAACAGCTTTAAAATGTGCCATGAAATTAAATGATGATTTTTCTATTGATGCAAAAAGTCCACATGGATATGTTTCAATCATGAGCTCAATTATGGGAATACATGATCAAAGTTGGAATGAACGAACTGTGTTTGGAAAAATTAGGTTTATGAATTATAACAGTTGTAAGAGAAATTTTGACATTAACGTGTACATGTCAAAATATCCAAAAGGCAAAGAAAACGCCTTAATTGTTCAGAAAATACCAACCATGACTTTTTCcagttatataaaaaaaagaaaaaataataatataactattgaagaaaagaaaaatgaaaaaaggGAAAAGAAATGTGTTGCTTCTTGA